The Rhinoraja longicauda isolate Sanriku21f chromosome 25, sRhiLon1.1, whole genome shotgun sequence genome has a window encoding:
- the LOC144605633 gene encoding ADP-ribose pyrophosphatase, mitochondrial-like isoform X1 produces MWILAAVTRLAAVQRLHRRPVFKAKCVTFVPLMEILKCLHLKARSEVYPCSEVLRFPVPNDKVDWAVPWTNYNPVDYTAPELLKQPPWADPPYREEGTLNKVLKFNQLDGDVDRRSHAGTYNLINGFPRNPCGRTGLKGRGLLGRWGPNHAADPIVTRWKKEGGKPVTHNCSGKPILQFVAICRKDNKEWAIPGGMVDPGEKVSATLRREFGEETLNSLELPEAERQRVKELIDHLFQAGEMVYQGYVDDPRNTDNAWMETVAMNYHDETGESVGKLALQAGDDAGAVKWMDIEKVQNLYASHTHFLHQLIKAKNAHW; encoded by the exons ATGTGGATCCTGGCGGCGGTAACAAG GTTGGCTGCAGTGCAGCGGTTACACCGCCGGCCTGTGTTTAAAGCAAAGTGCGTGACGTTTGTGCCTCTCATGGAGATTCTCAAGTGCCTCCACCTGAAGGCACGCAGCGAGGTGTATCCATGTTCTGAAGTCCTCCGGTTCCCTGTCCCCAATGATAAAGTGGACTGGGCAGTTCCATGGACTAATTACAACCCAGTTGACTATACTGCTCCTGAACTGCTGAAACAACCACCCTGGGCAGACCCACCCTACAG AGAAGAAGGAACATTGAACAAGGTGCTGAAGTTCAATCAGTTGGATGGCGACGTGGATAGAAGGTCCCACGCAGGAACATATAATCTGATAAATGGCTTCCCAAG GAATCCTTGTGGACGGACTGGATTAAAAGGGCGAGGACTCCTGGGAAGGTGGGGCCCTAACCATGCAGCAGACCCCATTGTGACCAG GTGGAAGAAGGAGGGTGGAAAACCGGTGACTCACAATTGCTCTGGGAAGCCCATCCTGCAGTTTGTGGCGATTTGTAGAAAAGACAACAAGGAATGGGCAATTCCTGGG GGAATGGTGGACCCTGGTGAGAAGGTGTCAGCCACACTCCGCAGAGAGTTTGGAGAGGAAACCCTGAACTCCTTAGAACTGCCAGAAGCCGAGAGGCAGAGGGTGAAAGAGTTAATCGACCACCTGTTTCAAGCTGGGGAGATG GTATACCAAGGATATGTCGATGACCCTCGGAATACTGATAATGCCTGGATGGAAACCGTGGCCATGAACTACCACGACGAGACAG GTGAGAGTGTGGGAAAGCTCGCCCTCCAAGCTGGGGACGACGCTGGTGCGGTGAAGTGGATGGACATCGAGAAGGTGCAGAATCTTTACGCCAGCCACACGCACTTTCTTCATCAGCTAATAAAGGCGAAGAATGCTCACTGGTAA
- the LOC144605633 gene encoding ADP-ribose pyrophosphatase, mitochondrial-like isoform X2 yields MEILKCLHLKARSEVYPCSEVLRFPVPNDKVDWAVPWTNYNPVDYTAPELLKQPPWADPPYREEGTLNKVLKFNQLDGDVDRRSHAGTYNLINGFPRNPCGRTGLKGRGLLGRWGPNHAADPIVTRWKKEGGKPVTHNCSGKPILQFVAICRKDNKEWAIPGGMVDPGEKVSATLRREFGEETLNSLELPEAERQRVKELIDHLFQAGEMVYQGYVDDPRNTDNAWMETVAMNYHDETGESVGKLALQAGDDAGAVKWMDIEKVQNLYASHTHFLHQLIKAKNAHW; encoded by the exons ATGGAGATTCTCAAGTGCCTCCACCTGAAGGCACGCAGCGAGGTGTATCCATGTTCTGAAGTCCTCCGGTTCCCTGTCCCCAATGATAAAGTGGACTGGGCAGTTCCATGGACTAATTACAACCCAGTTGACTATACTGCTCCTGAACTGCTGAAACAACCACCCTGGGCAGACCCACCCTACAG AGAAGAAGGAACATTGAACAAGGTGCTGAAGTTCAATCAGTTGGATGGCGACGTGGATAGAAGGTCCCACGCAGGAACATATAATCTGATAAATGGCTTCCCAAG GAATCCTTGTGGACGGACTGGATTAAAAGGGCGAGGACTCCTGGGAAGGTGGGGCCCTAACCATGCAGCAGACCCCATTGTGACCAG GTGGAAGAAGGAGGGTGGAAAACCGGTGACTCACAATTGCTCTGGGAAGCCCATCCTGCAGTTTGTGGCGATTTGTAGAAAAGACAACAAGGAATGGGCAATTCCTGGG GGAATGGTGGACCCTGGTGAGAAGGTGTCAGCCACACTCCGCAGAGAGTTTGGAGAGGAAACCCTGAACTCCTTAGAACTGCCAGAAGCCGAGAGGCAGAGGGTGAAAGAGTTAATCGACCACCTGTTTCAAGCTGGGGAGATG GTATACCAAGGATATGTCGATGACCCTCGGAATACTGATAATGCCTGGATGGAAACCGTGGCCATGAACTACCACGACGAGACAG GTGAGAGTGTGGGAAAGCTCGCCCTCCAAGCTGGGGACGACGCTGGTGCGGTGAAGTGGATGGACATCGAGAAGGTGCAGAATCTTTACGCCAGCCACACGCACTTTCTTCATCAGCTAATAAAGGCGAAGAATGCTCACTGGTAA